In one Bombyx mori chromosome 4, ASM3026992v2 genomic region, the following are encoded:
- the LOC101742497 gene encoding diacylglycerol O-acyltransferase 1 isoform X2 produces MMTETEDKTLRYRRAQSVTRAEEITEKEKKVRSSQLDKPIHKPRDSLFSWSSEFANFTGLVNWGFLMLTVGGVRLCLENFLKYGFRVNPIEWIIVLTGYNEGHSHQYPSVVLLIFSIVPTVVALMIEKGIAVNLINEKLGVFLQITNILFIITLPAVVLQIKGNHFSFIGATTVCMIYLILFLKIWSYSQTNYWCRNGTKNRFSKNKLRRQSLSAPNWKTYEEEKNEEAAAAGLIKYPNNLTLKDLFYFLLAPTLCYELNFPRTARIRKRFVVKRLVELAFGVNLVLALFQQWMIPSVTNSVDTFSTMDPIRITERLLKLAVPNHLIWLCLFYLSFHSFLNLMGELLQFADRNFYNDWWNANNISVFWSTWNTPVHLWAVRHVYVPITERGYTKGFASIIVFLISAFFHEYLVSVPLQMFRIWAFLGMMAQPPLSVISRIAERRLGPRWGNIMVWSSLILGQPLAIMMYYHDYALLHFTSE; encoded by the exons ATGATGACAGAAACTGAAGATAAGACACTTCGTTATAGGAGAGCCCAAAGTGTCACTCGTGCAGAAGAAATAACTGAAAAGGAGAAGAAAGTACGAAGTTCACAATTGGATAAACC gaTTCACAAGCCCCGAGATTCTTTATTTTCATGGAGTTCAGAATTTGCAAACTTTACTGGATTGGTAAACTGGGGTTTCCTAATGCTCACAGTTGGTGGAGTACGACTCTGCCTTGAAAACTTcttaaa GTATGGTTTTCGTGTGAACCCGATAGAATGGATCATAGTATTAACCGGCTACAACGAAGGTCACTCTCACCAATATCCATCAGTTGTTTTACTTATAT TCAGTATTGTACCAACCGTTGTTGCACTTATGATTGAAAAAGGAATTGCTGTG aatttaataaatgaaaaacttgGCGTGTTCTTACAAATAActaatatattgtttattatcACGCTGCCCGCTGTTGTTCTGCAAATCAAAGGAAATCATTTTAGCTTCa TCGGTGCTACGACGGTGTGTATGATATACTTGATCCTGTTTTTGAAGATTTGGAGCTACTCACAAACCAATTATTGGTGTAGAAATGGCACGAAGAACAGATTCTCCAAGAACAAATTGAGAAGGCAAAGCTTGTCAGCACCTAATTGGA AGACGTATGAAGAGGAGAAGAACGAGGAGGCGGCTGCTGCTGGACTCATCAAGTATCCAAATAACTTGACCTTAAAAGATTTGTTCTATTTCCTGTTGGCCCCCACCCTTTGCTATGAGTTGAATTTCCCCCGAACAGCACG GATCAGGAAGAGGTTCGTAGTGAAGAGGTTAGTGGAGCTTGCGTTTGGAGTGAATTTGGTGCTCGCCTTGTTCCAGCAGTGGATGATACCGTCCGTCACGAATTCCGTCGACACTTTCTCCACCATGGATCCGATCAGGATCACCGAGAGGCTTCTGAAGCTTGCC GTGCCCAACCATCTCATCTGGCTCTGTCTATTCTATTTGAGTTTCCATTCGTTTTTAAACCTCATGGGAGAGCTGCTTCAGTTCGCCGACCGGAATTTCTACAACGACTGGTGGAATGCGAACAATATATCCGTGTTCTGGAGCACTTGGAACACGCCGGTGCACCTGTGGGCGGTTAGACACGTGTACGTACCGATCACGGAGCGAGGCTACACGAAGGGGTTCGCTAGTATCATAGTTTTCTTGATATCGGCCTTCTTCCACGAGTATTTG GTGAGCGTTCCGCTGCAGATGTTCAGAATCTGGGCCTTTCTGGGCATGATGGCGCAGCCTCCGCTGTCTGTGATCTCTCGCATAGCAGAACGACGTCTAGGGCCGCGCTGGGGGAATATCATGGTGTGGAGCTCACTCATCCTGGGCCAGCCACTCGCCATCATGATGTACTACCACGACTACGCTCTCTTGCACTTCACATCGGAATAA
- the LOC101742497 gene encoding diacylglycerol O-acyltransferase 1 isoform X1 gives MMTETEDKTLRYRRAQSVTRAEEITEKEKKVRSSQLDKPIHKPRDSLFSWSSEFANFTGLVNWGFLMLTVGGVRLCLENFLKYGFRVNPIEWIIVLTGYNEGHSHQYPSVVLLIFSIVPTVVALMIEKGIAVNLINEKLGVFLQITNILFIITLPAVVLQIKGNHFSFIGATTVCMIYLILFLKIWSYSQTNYWCRNGTKNRFSKNKLRRQSLSAPNWSKLVNAEQDQTYEEEKNEEAAAAGLIKYPNNLTLKDLFYFLLAPTLCYELNFPRTARIRKRFVVKRLVELAFGVNLVLALFQQWMIPSVTNSVDTFSTMDPIRITERLLKLAVPNHLIWLCLFYLSFHSFLNLMGELLQFADRNFYNDWWNANNISVFWSTWNTPVHLWAVRHVYVPITERGYTKGFASIIVFLISAFFHEYLVSVPLQMFRIWAFLGMMAQPPLSVISRIAERRLGPRWGNIMVWSSLILGQPLAIMMYYHDYALLHFTSE, from the exons ATGATGACAGAAACTGAAGATAAGACACTTCGTTATAGGAGAGCCCAAAGTGTCACTCGTGCAGAAGAAATAACTGAAAAGGAGAAGAAAGTACGAAGTTCACAATTGGATAAACC gaTTCACAAGCCCCGAGATTCTTTATTTTCATGGAGTTCAGAATTTGCAAACTTTACTGGATTGGTAAACTGGGGTTTCCTAATGCTCACAGTTGGTGGAGTACGACTCTGCCTTGAAAACTTcttaaa GTATGGTTTTCGTGTGAACCCGATAGAATGGATCATAGTATTAACCGGCTACAACGAAGGTCACTCTCACCAATATCCATCAGTTGTTTTACTTATAT TCAGTATTGTACCAACCGTTGTTGCACTTATGATTGAAAAAGGAATTGCTGTG aatttaataaatgaaaaacttgGCGTGTTCTTACAAATAActaatatattgtttattatcACGCTGCCCGCTGTTGTTCTGCAAATCAAAGGAAATCATTTTAGCTTCa TCGGTGCTACGACGGTGTGTATGATATACTTGATCCTGTTTTTGAAGATTTGGAGCTACTCACAAACCAATTATTGGTGTAGAAATGGCACGAAGAACAGATTCTCCAAGAACAAATTGAGAAGGCAAAGCTTGTCAGCACCTAATTGGA GTAAACTAGTCAATGCAGAACAAGACC AGACGTATGAAGAGGAGAAGAACGAGGAGGCGGCTGCTGCTGGACTCATCAAGTATCCAAATAACTTGACCTTAAAAGATTTGTTCTATTTCCTGTTGGCCCCCACCCTTTGCTATGAGTTGAATTTCCCCCGAACAGCACG GATCAGGAAGAGGTTCGTAGTGAAGAGGTTAGTGGAGCTTGCGTTTGGAGTGAATTTGGTGCTCGCCTTGTTCCAGCAGTGGATGATACCGTCCGTCACGAATTCCGTCGACACTTTCTCCACCATGGATCCGATCAGGATCACCGAGAGGCTTCTGAAGCTTGCC GTGCCCAACCATCTCATCTGGCTCTGTCTATTCTATTTGAGTTTCCATTCGTTTTTAAACCTCATGGGAGAGCTGCTTCAGTTCGCCGACCGGAATTTCTACAACGACTGGTGGAATGCGAACAATATATCCGTGTTCTGGAGCACTTGGAACACGCCGGTGCACCTGTGGGCGGTTAGACACGTGTACGTACCGATCACGGAGCGAGGCTACACGAAGGGGTTCGCTAGTATCATAGTTTTCTTGATATCGGCCTTCTTCCACGAGTATTTG GTGAGCGTTCCGCTGCAGATGTTCAGAATCTGGGCCTTTCTGGGCATGATGGCGCAGCCTCCGCTGTCTGTGATCTCTCGCATAGCAGAACGACGTCTAGGGCCGCGCTGGGGGAATATCATGGTGTGGAGCTCACTCATCCTGGGCCAGCCACTCGCCATCATGATGTACTACCACGACTACGCTCTCTTGCACTTCACATCGGAATAA